In bacterium, a single window of DNA contains:
- a CDS encoding 16S rRNA (uracil(1498)-N(3))-methyltransferase translates to MNCLLLEPEELAAEDGLVRLDGRRRRHADEILKVREGDTLRVGVIDGALGEGQILRLDRDVLELRVTLGGAPPPKLALDVVLALPRPPVFRRLLSTIASLGAASILVVGTKRTEKSFWNSHVIESDAVRERLLLGLEQAKDTRLPKVAFQRYFEPLVEEVLPPRIEGRRALLPHPGSAAPCPHAIDAEATVFIGPEGGFLDYEVDRLAGIGFEPVTLGERVLRVEPVIPLLVGRLFP, encoded by the coding sequence ATGAACTGTCTGCTGCTCGAACCGGAGGAGCTCGCGGCGGAGGACGGGCTCGTTCGTCTCGACGGTCGCCGCCGTCGTCACGCGGACGAAATCCTCAAGGTCCGTGAAGGCGACACGCTTCGGGTGGGCGTGATCGATGGCGCGCTCGGCGAAGGCCAGATCCTGCGGCTCGATCGCGACGTTCTCGAGCTGCGCGTGACCCTGGGCGGCGCACCGCCGCCGAAGCTCGCCCTCGACGTCGTTCTGGCGCTGCCGCGGCCGCCGGTCTTCCGACGGCTGCTCTCGACGATCGCGAGCCTCGGTGCGGCGTCGATCCTCGTCGTCGGCACGAAGCGGACCGAGAAGAGCTTCTGGAACAGTCATGTGATCGAGTCCGACGCCGTACGCGAACGTCTGCTCCTCGGACTCGAGCAGGCGAAGGACACCCGCCTGCCGAAGGTCGCGTTCCAGCGCTACTTCGAGCCGCTCGTCGAGGAGGTGCTCCCGCCGCGGATCGAAGGGCGCCGCGCGCTGCTCCCCCATCCGGGAAGCGCCGCGCCGTGTCCGCACGCGATCGACGCCGAGGCCACGGTCTTCATCGGGCCCGAGGGCGGCTTCCTCGACTACGAGGTCGATCGTCTCGCCGGGATCGGGTTCGAGCCGGTGACGCTCGGCGAGCGGGTGCTCCGGGTGGAGCCCGTCATTCCGCTGCTGGTCGGCCGGCTGTTTCCATGA
- a CDS encoding DUF5658 family protein, producing MQSAGNPQASEEDANRPAWDGVDRRAGDRRDEPTRLFGGWLTPRRRAGGRRDSDRAGYVDRYTRRDVVLLLSVFLLNVFDAWMTMQWLSRGGREANPVMDFFLDISPTAFLVQKCLVVGFWLLILVAHKNFRFARIGLYASLVVYALLMLMHFGIVLLGIEPPTEAAIEAEAATTTRYGMEVDAPSAIMETAGRPAAE from the coding sequence TTGCAGTCGGCTGGCAATCCGCAGGCGTCGGAAGAGGACGCGAACCGCCCGGCTTGGGACGGCGTCGACCGTCGTGCCGGGGATCGGCGGGACGAGCCGACGCGGCTCTTCGGCGGCTGGCTCACGCCCCGGCGCCGCGCCGGAGGGCGACGCGACAGCGACCGGGCCGGCTACGTGGATCGCTACACGCGACGGGACGTCGTGCTCCTGCTCTCGGTCTTCCTGCTGAACGTATTCGACGCCTGGATGACCATGCAGTGGCTCTCCCGGGGCGGCCGGGAAGCCAACCCGGTCATGGACTTCTTCCTCGACATCAGCCCGACTGCCTTCCTCGTCCAGAAATGTCTCGTCGTCGGCTTCTGGCTCTTGATCCTGGTCGCCCACAAGAACTTCCGCTTCGCACGGATCGGCCTCTACGCGAGCCTCGTGGTCTACGCGCTCCTCATGCTGATGCACTTCGGCATCGTCCTGCTCGGCATCGAGCCGCCGACCGAAGCCGCGATCGAAGCGGAGGCGGCGACGACCACGCGCTACGGCATGGAAGTGGACGCACCGTCGGCGATCATGGAAACAGCCGGCCGACCAGCAGCGGAATGA
- a CDS encoding HupE/UreJ family protein, translating into MAPRPRSLLVLSLLLALWASGQAHAHGKSVSYSSWEIDGAEARVSVRLKLLELSRIGPEALPPGSVSVAPAAGSPDLPARVFPTELQLVADGVACVPSDRAVRRPDREGWVRYEWRVVCPEEATHLAIRSRLLLAVAPSHMHFARARFAGQSETLREQVLTEANPSFVLRSIGGEATPIEDAAGSRLIDYLVLGVEHILTGWDHLAFVFGLLLLAGRLGEVARLVTGFTLAHSLTLALAVMEVVHPRAAAVEAVIAFSVALVAIEKGWMLAGRPRVVPFAVLAGLAGVGLATTTGTMELPLLTVGGLAIFTLCYFALLTRSSSQWLRICLTFAFGLVHGFGFAGILVEMTLPADRLVPALLGFNLGVEIGQIGVVLLLWPALWAGRRFASEGTVRWAAELSAAALCGLGLYWFAERALGG; encoded by the coding sequence ATGGCCCCTCGCCCGCGATCCCTGCTCGTCCTCTCTCTGCTCCTGGCGCTCTGGGCCAGCGGCCAGGCCCATGCGCATGGAAAGAGCGTCTCCTACTCGAGCTGGGAGATCGATGGCGCCGAGGCGCGCGTCTCCGTCCGTCTGAAGCTGCTCGAGTTGAGCCGGATCGGCCCGGAGGCCCTACCGCCCGGGAGCGTCTCGGTCGCGCCCGCCGCGGGCAGTCCAGACCTGCCGGCGCGCGTCTTCCCGACGGAGCTCCAGCTGGTCGCCGACGGCGTGGCCTGTGTCCCCAGCGACCGCGCGGTCCGCCGTCCGGATCGAGAGGGCTGGGTCCGATACGAGTGGCGGGTCGTCTGTCCCGAAGAAGCCACCCACCTCGCGATCCGAAGCCGACTCCTCCTGGCCGTCGCACCGAGCCACATGCACTTCGCTCGCGCCCGCTTCGCCGGCCAGTCCGAGACGCTGCGGGAGCAGGTCCTGACCGAAGCGAACCCGTCCTTCGTCCTGCGATCGATCGGCGGCGAGGCGACTCCGATCGAAGACGCCGCGGGCAGTCGCCTGATCGACTACCTCGTCCTCGGCGTCGAGCACATCCTGACCGGCTGGGACCACCTTGCGTTCGTCTTCGGTCTGCTGCTCCTCGCCGGACGCCTGGGCGAAGTCGCGCGCCTCGTCACCGGCTTCACCCTGGCCCACAGCCTGACCCTGGCCCTCGCCGTCATGGAGGTCGTGCACCCTCGGGCCGCCGCCGTCGAAGCAGTGATCGCGTTCTCCGTCGCGCTCGTGGCGATCGAGAAGGGCTGGATGCTCGCGGGACGCCCGCGCGTCGTCCCGTTCGCGGTCCTCGCCGGCCTCGCCGGCGTCGGGCTCGCGACGACGACCGGAACGATGGAGCTGCCGCTCCTGACCGTGGGCGGACTCGCGATCTTCACCCTCTGCTACTTCGCGCTCCTCACCCGCAGCTCGAGTCAGTGGCTCCGCATCTGCCTCACCTTCGCGTTCGGTCTCGTTCACGGCTTCGGCTTCGCCGGCATCCTGGTCGAGATGACACTGCCCGCGGACCGACTCGTCCCTGCCCTCCTGGGCTTCAACCTGGGCGTCGAGATCGGGCAGATCGGCGTCGTGCTCCTGCTCTGGCCCGCGCTCTGGGCGGGACGGCGCTTCGCTTCGGAGGGCACCGTCCGTTGGGCGGCAGAGCTCTCGGCCGCAGCTCTCTGCGGGCTGGGCCTCTACTGGTTCGCGGAGCGCGCCCTCGGAGGCTGA
- a CDS encoding pilus assembly protein MshD, whose amino-acid sequence MRSEARTSRRTAGTSLIELVVAIVVISIALTGTMLVVDTTTRQSTAPMLERQALSIASAYLTEAVALDYLDPETSDVCPTPEASRDLYDNVCDFDGLDQTGARDQFDTAITGLEGYRVQIDVVTDASLGALIGPNDVLRIDSTVTDPTGRRVVLSAFRTNR is encoded by the coding sequence GTGCGCTCTGAGGCACGTACTTCGCGGCGAACGGCAGGGACGAGTCTGATCGAGCTCGTCGTCGCGATCGTCGTGATCTCGATCGCGTTGACGGGGACGATGCTCGTGGTCGACACGACGACCCGGCAGAGCACGGCGCCGATGCTCGAGCGGCAGGCGCTCTCGATCGCGAGCGCCTACCTGACCGAAGCCGTCGCCCTCGACTACCTCGATCCGGAGACGAGCGACGTCTGCCCCACGCCGGAGGCGAGCCGCGATCTCTACGACAACGTCTGCGACTTCGACGGCCTCGACCAGACGGGCGCACGCGACCAGTTCGACACGGCGATCACGGGGCTGGAAGGTTACCGCGTCCAGATCGACGTCGTGACGGACGCGAGCCTCGGAGCGTTGATCGGCCCGAACGACGTACTGCGCATCGACTCGACCGTGACCGATCCGACCGGTCGCCGGGTCGTCCTGAGCGCGTTCCGGACGAACCGATGA
- a CDS encoding prepilin-type N-terminal cleavage/methylation domain-containing protein: MPGGHDRERELDPRLGEGFTLLETIVVIVIIGIVAVTAAPRMLSISDLAAAQAHRKALADLRFARRLGASSGCPVRVAFSGSGYTLDQRASCRTGAFGSPIADPETNRTPFVATMPSGVAITSDLDPMIFDELGRVTNDAGAVFDATVSVGGRTISAVGETGLVRAL, encoded by the coding sequence GTGCCCGGCGGACACGATCGCGAACGGGAGCTTGATCCTCGCCTGGGCGAGGGCTTCACGCTGCTCGAGACGATCGTCGTGATCGTGATCATCGGCATCGTCGCCGTGACCGCGGCGCCCCGCATGCTCTCGATCAGCGATCTGGCCGCGGCTCAGGCCCACCGGAAGGCGCTCGCAGACCTGCGCTTCGCACGGCGCCTCGGCGCCAGCTCGGGCTGCCCGGTTCGCGTCGCCTTCTCCGGGTCGGGCTACACGCTCGACCAGCGGGCTTCCTGTCGAACCGGCGCCTTCGGTTCGCCGATCGCCGACCCCGAGACGAATCGCACCCCTTTCGTAGCGACGATGCCGTCGGGTGTCGCGATCACCAGCGACCTGGACCCGATGATCTTCGACGAGCTGGGCCGTGTCACGAACGATGCGGGTGCCGTCTTCGACGCGACCGTCTCCGTCGGGGGCCGCACGATCTCGGCCGTCGGAGAAACGGGGCTGGTCCGTGCGCTCTGA
- a CDS encoding prepilin-type N-terminal cleavage/methylation domain-containing protein, which yields MDARTHRRRNQGFTIIELVVVIVIIGILAATALPRFIDMTGEAHNAKTQAIGGAISSGVNLSHASWIAQGATAAVNSATLEGGVTIGFNDAGWPENSNAGGGNGTTSATECIQVWNSLLSDAPSIATNTSAEWQATTDNTTCTYTYNPVAGRSIAYNTGNGQIVVTVP from the coding sequence ATGGACGCTCGCACTCATCGACGTCGAAACCAGGGCTTCACGATCATCGAGCTGGTCGTCGTGATCGTCATCATCGGCATTCTCGCGGCGACCGCGCTGCCCCGCTTCATCGACATGACCGGGGAGGCGCACAACGCCAAGACCCAGGCGATCGGCGGCGCGATCTCGAGCGGCGTGAACCTGAGCCACGCGTCCTGGATTGCGCAGGGCGCCACGGCCGCGGTGAACTCCGCCACCCTGGAAGGCGGCGTGACCATCGGCTTCAACGATGCCGGCTGGCCGGAGAACTCGAATGCCGGCGGCGGCAACGGGACGACCTCGGCAACCGAATGCATCCAGGTCTGGAACTCGCTGCTGAGCGACGCGCCCTCGATCGCGACCAACACCTCCGCCGAATGGCAGGCCACGACCGACAACACGACCTGCACGTACACGTACAATCCCGTCGCGGGTCGCTCGATCGCCTACAACACGGGCAACGGGCAGATCGTGGTCACCGTCCCCTGA
- a CDS encoding type II secretion system F family protein translates to MALFEYTGRSSSGESIRGRIEAASTSSVAAELTAKGIVPVRIQESGAAGDDVASGLSRWWNRRSIDLVDVIMFCRQMVTLSRAGVPITRGLRGLADSMRNPEFGRILGEVADELEKGRELASVLQNYPDVFSNLFISVVHIGESSGRLEESFEQLHGYLELEDETRKRIKSAFRYPTMVLIAMIVSVAVIDVYVVPPFANLFSSFGSDLPWATRLLITTSELTTTYWHIALSMLLCAAWLARKWHATPEGHKQWDRLVLRVPKIGGILERALMARFCRTLAITLGAGLPVTQCLSIAARAVDNDSVGEQIQEIRRDIEGGDALTAAAYSSGLFTPLVLQMLSVGEETGAVEDTLSEVAGYYEREVDYDLKTLGDLIEPVMMIFVGALVLVLALGVYLPMWEMASAAKG, encoded by the coding sequence TTGGCGTTATTCGAGTACACAGGCCGGAGCTCGAGCGGAGAGTCGATCCGGGGACGGATCGAAGCCGCGTCCACGAGCAGCGTCGCGGCAGAGCTGACGGCGAAGGGGATCGTTCCGGTCCGGATCCAGGAATCCGGCGCAGCGGGCGACGACGTCGCGTCCGGGCTCTCCCGCTGGTGGAATCGTCGATCGATCGATCTCGTGGACGTGATCATGTTCTGTCGCCAGATGGTGACGTTGTCCCGCGCGGGCGTCCCGATCACGCGCGGCCTGCGTGGCCTCGCGGATTCGATGCGCAATCCCGAGTTCGGGCGCATCCTCGGTGAAGTCGCCGACGAGTTGGAGAAGGGACGCGAACTCGCGAGTGTCCTGCAGAACTATCCCGACGTCTTCTCGAACCTCTTCATCTCGGTCGTCCACATCGGAGAGAGCTCCGGACGGTTGGAAGAGTCCTTCGAGCAGCTGCACGGCTACCTCGAGCTCGAGGACGAGACCCGCAAACGGATCAAGAGCGCGTTCCGGTATCCGACGATGGTGCTGATCGCGATGATCGTCTCGGTCGCGGTGATCGACGTCTACGTCGTACCGCCCTTCGCGAATCTCTTCTCGAGCTTCGGCTCCGACCTCCCCTGGGCGACCCGGCTCCTCATCACGACGTCGGAGCTCACGACCACTTACTGGCACATCGCTCTCTCCATGCTCCTCTGCGCCGCATGGCTGGCGCGCAAATGGCACGCCACTCCGGAGGGGCACAAGCAGTGGGACCGTCTGGTCCTTCGCGTACCGAAGATCGGCGGGATCCTCGAACGCGCGCTGATGGCCCGGTTCTGCCGCACGCTCGCGATCACCCTGGGCGCCGGGCTCCCGGTGACGCAATGCCTCTCGATCGCTGCTCGAGCGGTCGACAACGACTCCGTCGGTGAACAGATCCAGGAGATCCGGCGGGACATCGAGGGCGGCGACGCACTGACGGCGGCCGCCTACTCGAGCGGCCTGTTCACCCCGCTCGTCCTCCAGATGCTTTCGGTCGGGGAGGAGACCGGTGCCGTCGAGGACACGCTCTCGGAAGTCGCCGGGTACTACGAGCGCGAGGTCGACTACGACCTGAAGACCCTCGGCGACCTCATCGAGCCCGTGATGATGATCTTCGTCGGCGCGCTCGTCCTCGTCCTCGCCCTCGGCGTCTACCTCCCGATGTGGGAGATGGCGTCGGCCGCCAAGGGATGA
- a CDS encoding GspE/PulE family protein, protein MDMARKKVRIGELLVENEVISQQQLESALAAQKKSGLKLGRQLIEARYIDEDEFLNFLSQQLDIPKVDMTRYETKPKVVELLPETYARRFRAIVLDVKNDTALVGMADPTNIFAMDEIERIIKTSVEPAVVRESELLAAIDRNYRKTSEIHTLAEELHEELDSGSDFDLSQLESGAQENDAAVVRLLKSIFEDAVQVGTSDIHIEPDENCLRIRQRVDGVLNEQTMKETRIASALVLRLKLMSGLNISERRLPQDGRFNIRVSGRNIDVRVSTLPVQWGESVVMRLLDQSDDALGLDGIGMPDRILRRFRHFIHQPHGLILVTGPTGSGKTTTLYGALAELNESTKKIISAEDPVEYRLPRIQQCQVNAKIGLSFASVLRSALRQDPDVVMIGEMRDQETAEIALRSAMTGHLVFSTLHTNSAAGSAARLLDMGAEGFLVATALSAVLAQRLIRRVCESCAEPYKLTSQEKMWLRANAGESAEFLDFLMGRGCPQCNGTGYKGRTGVYELLEIDEAMADALRRNDTQAYIAAAAETKGFRPLSICALEYASKGTTTLEEVLRIAGEQEDTGAGLKARAAKVTA, encoded by the coding sequence ATAGACATGGCCCGCAAGAAGGTCCGAATCGGCGAGCTCCTGGTCGAGAACGAGGTCATCTCCCAGCAGCAGCTCGAATCCGCGCTCGCCGCCCAGAAGAAGAGCGGGCTCAAGCTGGGACGACAGCTGATCGAGGCCCGGTACATCGACGAGGACGAGTTCCTGAACTTCCTCTCGCAGCAGCTCGACATCCCCAAGGTCGACATGACCCGGTACGAAACGAAGCCCAAGGTCGTCGAGCTCCTGCCCGAGACCTACGCGCGCCGATTTCGCGCGATCGTGCTCGACGTCAAGAACGACACGGCGCTCGTGGGCATGGCCGATCCGACGAACATCTTCGCGATGGACGAGATCGAGCGGATCATCAAGACGTCGGTCGAGCCCGCCGTCGTGCGGGAATCGGAGCTGCTCGCCGCGATCGACCGGAACTACCGGAAGACGAGCGAGATCCACACGCTCGCCGAGGAGCTTCACGAGGAGCTCGATTCCGGTTCGGATTTCGACCTTTCGCAGCTGGAGTCGGGCGCGCAGGAGAACGACGCGGCGGTCGTCCGGCTCCTGAAATCGATCTTCGAGGACGCCGTCCAGGTCGGCACGTCGGACATCCACATCGAGCCCGACGAGAACTGCCTTCGAATCCGTCAACGGGTCGACGGTGTCCTGAACGAACAGACGATGAAGGAGACGCGAATCGCGTCGGCGCTGGTCCTGCGGCTCAAGCTGATGTCCGGCCTGAACATCTCCGAGCGACGGTTGCCCCAGGATGGCCGCTTCAACATCCGCGTGAGCGGGCGCAACATCGACGTGCGCGTGTCGACCCTCCCCGTTCAGTGGGGAGAATCCGTCGTCATGCGCCTCCTGGACCAGAGCGACGATGCCCTCGGGCTCGACGGCATCGGCATGCCGGACAGAATCCTTCGCCGCTTCCGTCACTTCATCCATCAGCCACACGGGCTCATCCTCGTGACGGGCCCGACCGGTAGCGGCAAGACGACGACACTCTATGGCGCGCTCGCCGAACTCAACGAGTCGACCAAGAAGATCATCTCCGCGGAGGATCCGGTCGAATACCGCCTGCCACGAATCCAGCAATGCCAGGTCAACGCGAAGATCGGATTGAGCTTCGCCTCCGTGCTCCGATCGGCCCTCCGACAGGATCCGGACGTGGTGATGATCGGTGAGATGCGCGACCAGGAGACGGCGGAGATCGCGCTTCGATCGGCGATGACCGGACACCTCGTCTTCTCGACCCTCCACACGAACAGCGCCGCGGGGAGCGCCGCTCGTCTCCTGGACATGGGCGCGGAAGGCTTCCTCGTCGCGACCGCGCTTTCCGCGGTCCTCGCGCAGCGCTTGATTCGGCGCGTGTGCGAGTCGTGCGCGGAGCCCTACAAGCTGACGAGCCAGGAGAAGATGTGGCTTCGGGCGAATGCCGGAGAGAGCGCGGAGTTCCTGGATTTCCTCATGGGCCGGGGATGCCCGCAATGCAATGGCACGGGCTACAAGGGTCGCACGGGCGTCTACGAGCTGCTCGAGATCGACGAAGCGATGGCTGACGCCCTTCGTCGGAACGACACCCAGGCGTACATCGCCGCCGCGGCCGAGACGAAGGGATTCCGCCCGCTCTCGATCTGCGCCCTCGAGTACGCCTCCAAGGGGACGACGACCCTCGAGGAAGTCCTCCGGATCGCCGGTGAGCAGGAAGACACCGGCGCCGGTCTGAAGGCGCGAGCCGCGAAGGTGACGGCCTGA
- a CDS encoding tetratricopeptide repeat protein produces MSLINDLILGFEERPGPYGRDDVARGLSARERVRERRRSRRGKWWATGITLSFIGVSLFWILDAPKTARPPAVAARPAPAVATTGPASEVEQSRQPASEAIPRPPDAAAGDVATTGAVEGTRIERPVRLRAMALERDAGRVLVRISTDGRTRHLTRRIDEANRLAIVLERTRLGSWRPELDLVDTPIRAVSTAQRDDSLHLAFELDPGTHVRTQSLESESGSTLLLDLAASTTDATEVELGAEEPAGGPKSRIAAPLRYVTDSTGSALSPKREATMEIEPSFAERARRRQAEARALAAEATLAARRARDGGDLEQAEGHFREALAHDETHDAALVEWATLLRDSGRIEEAIALAARAHGTRGDEPEIAMLLARLLDDGGHPDEALRVLESATTSVTEAPELHALAAAILQRAGRHEDAVVRYEAIVRRYPGESKWWLGLGISLDALTRRAEAADVYRIAMQLGTLPRASRQWAAARIERLDAEE; encoded by the coding sequence ATGAGCCTCATCAACGATCTCATCCTCGGGTTCGAGGAACGGCCCGGCCCGTACGGGAGGGACGATGTCGCTCGCGGCCTGAGTGCTCGCGAGCGGGTCCGGGAGCGACGGCGCTCGCGCCGCGGCAAGTGGTGGGCGACGGGGATCACCCTCTCGTTCATCGGGGTCTCGCTCTTCTGGATCCTCGACGCGCCGAAGACCGCACGACCGCCGGCGGTCGCGGCGAGACCCGCGCCGGCGGTCGCGACCACGGGCCCGGCAAGCGAAGTCGAGCAAAGCCGGCAACCGGCGTCGGAGGCCATTCCGAGGCCGCCGGACGCCGCCGCGGGCGACGTCGCGACGACCGGGGCCGTCGAAGGCACGCGGATCGAGCGCCCCGTTCGGCTGCGCGCGATGGCGCTCGAGCGTGACGCGGGACGCGTGTTGGTTCGGATCTCGACGGACGGTCGCACGCGCCACCTCACGCGCCGGATCGATGAGGCGAACCGACTCGCGATCGTCCTCGAACGAACCCGACTCGGATCCTGGCGTCCCGAGCTCGACCTCGTCGACACCCCCATCCGGGCCGTTTCGACCGCACAGCGCGACGATTCACTGCATCTGGCCTTCGAGCTCGATCCCGGAACGCACGTTCGAACGCAATCGCTCGAGAGCGAGTCGGGATCGACCCTGCTCCTCGATCTCGCGGCGTCGACGACCGACGCGACGGAAGTCGAGCTCGGCGCCGAAGAGCCCGCGGGCGGGCCGAAGTCCCGGATCGCCGCGCCGCTCCGATACGTCACGGACTCGACCGGGTCCGCTCTCTCTCCGAAGCGGGAAGCGACGATGGAAATCGAACCTTCCTTTGCGGAGCGCGCGCGACGCAGGCAGGCGGAAGCCAGGGCGCTTGCAGCCGAGGCAACCCTCGCGGCGCGACGGGCTCGCGACGGCGGGGACCTCGAACAGGCCGAAGGGCATTTTCGCGAGGCCCTCGCGCACGACGAGACCCACGACGCGGCCCTCGTCGAGTGGGCCACCCTCCTCCGCGACTCCGGACGGATCGAAGAGGCGATCGCCCTCGCGGCGCGCGCCCACGGCACCCGCGGCGATGAGCCGGAGATCGCGATGTTGTTGGCGCGTCTGCTCGACGACGGAGGCCACCCCGACGAGGCCCTGCGAGTTCTCGAGTCCGCCACGACGAGCGTGACCGAGGCCCCCGAGCTCCATGCGTTGGCCGCGGCGATCCTGCAGCGGGCCGGACGGCATGAGGATGCCGTCGTTCGCTACGAGGCGATCGTCCGAAGGTACCCCGGCGAATCGAAGTGGTGGCTCGGTCTGGGCATCTCCCTCGACGCTCTCACACGACGCGCGGAGGCCGCGGACGTCTATCGAATCGCGATGCAGCTCGGCACCCTCCCGCGCGCTTCGCGACAGTGGGCCGCCGCGCGAATCGAGCGACTGGACGCGGAGGAATAG
- a CDS encoding AAA family ATPase, whose amino-acid sequence MYLDYFGLTRMPFETVSNASVYVDLPDHRDALNTILFGLRSGEGFVKITGEVGTGKTALCRSLLDQIDDSFIPVYLPNPAMRRLDLLHAIADELDITMPPRGSHHLAHREIREVLLEIARKGSRVVIFVDEAQTAPIESLEELRLLSNLESSQGRMLQVVLFGQPELDERLSRYSMRQLQQRITWTARLEPIDRKACRDYVWGRLAEADAARPETIFTPAAIERIHRASGGIPRLINVICHKALLAAVSESAYQVGRRHVGKALVDTEGVQRWQKRPLFSTRTGTRPLAQRWSSLTR is encoded by the coding sequence ATGTACCTCGACTACTTCGGGCTGACTCGCATGCCCTTCGAGACCGTTTCCAATGCATCGGTCTACGTAGACCTCCCGGACCACCGCGACGCGCTGAACACGATCCTCTTCGGGCTCCGATCGGGCGAGGGCTTCGTCAAGATCACCGGCGAGGTCGGCACCGGAAAGACCGCGCTCTGTCGGAGCCTGCTCGACCAGATCGATGATTCGTTCATCCCCGTCTACCTGCCCAATCCGGCGATGAGGCGGCTCGACCTGCTGCACGCGATCGCCGACGAGCTCGACATCACCATGCCTCCGCGCGGCAGCCACCACCTGGCTCACAGGGAGATCCGGGAAGTCCTCCTCGAGATCGCGCGAAAGGGATCCCGCGTCGTGATCTTCGTCGACGAGGCGCAGACGGCACCGATCGAGAGCCTCGAAGAGCTGCGACTCCTCTCGAACCTGGAGAGCAGCCAGGGGCGCATGTTGCAGGTCGTTCTCTTCGGGCAGCCCGAGCTCGACGAGCGACTCTCCCGCTACTCGATGCGTCAGCTCCAGCAACGCATCACCTGGACTGCCCGACTCGAGCCGATCGACCGGAAGGCCTGTCGGGACTACGTCTGGGGCCGACTGGCGGAGGCCGACGCAGCCCGCCCCGAGACGATCTTCACGCCCGCCGCGATCGAACGGATCCACCGCGCGAGTGGCGGCATTCCGCGGCTCATCAACGTCATCTGCCACAAGGCGCTCCTCGCCGCCGTGAGCGAGAGTGCTTATCAGGTCGGGCGACGGCACGTCGGAAAGGCGCTCGTCGACACCGAAGGCGTCCAGCGGTGGCAGAAGCGTCCGCTCTTCTCGACCCGAACCGGCACCCGGCCGCTCGCCCAACGCTGGTCGAGCCTGACGCGCTGA